A genomic window from Colletotrichum destructivum chromosome 7, complete sequence includes:
- a CDS encoding Putative arginine-tRNA ligase, DALR anticodon binding, rossmann-like alpha/beta/alpha sandwich, translated as MATLSITGLQASLERLSLDTPLPSFPVADVLVRPLDIFRSYIAQIVAEAAQCDPAVAYEAIQSTAAISMGDLAVILPRLKIKGKGDAAAELLAKFPNSPLYTFPFVDGVHIRIFSHPVLLPRLLIPFISDRKELYGADDTHGRQDAASPDGGRKKVVVEFSSPNIAAEFEGRHLRSTINGASIANLHERMGWDVVRLNYLGDWGKNIALLAVGWNKFGSEEEFDKDPIRHLLDVHTKINELFKPEQEASSKAKDEGKNTAEIESQGIYAERDAFFKRMEEGDPEAVALTTRFRDVYVKDYTKAYARLAIEFDEYAGESQVTSDSIAEVEALLKDKGISEESDGSWLIDFKKHGAKGLGTGMIRNRTGTTMYFSRDLAAILDREKRYAFDKMVYVVNAEQDSHFRGVIKALELMGRDDLAKKIQHINFGKVQGLSSQLGNAHLLGDMLNQCANAVRDAMSTEQNAGAPLAAAEPFGITSLLAQDMHTKRGNGYAFDSKKMTEFEGETGAALQLHYTRLCLTIRQLGADPAAALGEVDYSHLEEEEYTNLLRLLAQYPDVVNAAYKTLEPSAVLTFLYRLAEQLVVCLDDDEGEDEGEEEEEETPEDPKLDLARAVLYEITRQVFENGMKVLGITPLAT; from the exons ATGGCAACACTCTCCATCACCGGTCTTCAGGCCTCGCTCGAGAGGCTGAGTCTCGACACTCCTCTGCCCTCGTTCCCGGTCGCCGATGTGCTGGTACGCCCGCTGGATATCTTCCGGTCTTACATCGCCCAGATCGTGGCCGAGGCTGCTCAATGTGACCCCGCGGTTGCGTATGAGGCGATTCagtcgacggccgccatTTCCATGGGCGACCTGGCCGTGATCCTCCCTCGTCTCAAAATCAAGGGCAAAGGCGACGCCGCAGCTGAGCTGCTTGCGAAG TTCCCCAACTCACCTCTTTACACCTTCCCTTTCGTCGACGGGGTTCACATCCGGATTTTTTCTCACCCGGTCCTGCTTCCGAGACTCCTCATACCCTTCATTTCGGATCGAAAAGAGCTTTATGGCGCGGATGATACCCATGGAAGACAAGATGCCGCCTCTCCAGACGGCGGACGTAagaaggtcgtcgtcgagttcTCTTCGCCCAACATCGCAGCCGAGTTCGAAGGCAGACACTTGCGCAGCACCATCAACGGCGCCTCGATCGCCAACCTCCACGAGCGCATGGGATGGGACGTCGTCAGGCTGAACTATCTCGGCGACTGGGGCAAGAACATCGCCCTGCTTGCCGTCGGCTGGAACAAGTTTGGGTCCGAGGAAGAATTTGACAAAGACCCCATCCGCCACCTGCTCGACGTCCACACCAAGATCAACGAGCTGTTCAAGCCCGAGCAGGAGGCGAGCTCAAAAGCTAAAGACGAGGGGAAGAACACGGCCGAAATCGAGTCGCAGGGCATCTACGCCGAGCGAGACGCTTTCTTTAAGCGTatggaggagggcgaccCCGAAGCCGTGGCCCTGACGACGAGGTTCAGAGACGTCTATGTCAAAGACTACACCAAGGCTTACGCCCGCCTGGCCATCGAGTTTGACGAGTACGCCGGCGAGTCCCAAGTGACTTCGGACtccatcgccgaggtcgaggccctTCTCAAAGACAAGGGCATCTCGGAAGAGAGCGACGGCTCGTGGCTCATCGACTTCAAGAAGCACGGGGCCAAGGGTCTCGGCACCGGCATGATCCGCAACAGGACGGGCACGACCATGTACTTCTCGCGGGATCTCGCGGCGATACTCGACCGGGAGAAGAGGTACGCCTTCGACAAGATGGTCTACGTCGTCAACGCTGAGCAGGACTCGCACTTCCGTGGCGTGATAAAGGCGCTCGAGCTGATGGGGCGGGACGAcctggccaagaagatccAGCACATCAACTTTGGTAAAGTGCAGGGCCTGTCGTCGCAGCTCGGCAACGCCCACCTCCTGGGCGACATGCTGAACCAGTGCGCCAACGCGGTGCGGGACGCCATGTCGACGGAGCAGAACGCCGGGGCACccctcgcggcggccgagccgTTCGGCATCACATCCCTCCTCGCGCAGGACATGCACACGAAGCGCGGCAACGGGTACGCGTTCGACAGCAAGAAGATGACCGAGTTCGAGGGCGAGACCGGGGCCGCGCTGCAGCTGCACTACACCCGGCTCTGCCTGACGAtccggcagctcggggcggaccccgcggcggcgctcggAGAGGTCGACTACTCGCacctggaggaggaggagtacaCGAACCTGCTCCGGCTCCTGGCGCAGTACCCGGATGTCGTCAACGCCGCGTACAAGACGCTCGAGCCGTCGGCCGTGCTGACCTTTCTGTACCGGTTGGCGGAGCAGCTTGTTGTGtgcctcgacgacgacgagggggaggacgagggtgaagaggaagaggaggagacgcCCGAGGACCCGAAGCTTGATCTCGCGAGAGCTGTGCTGTACGAGATTACGAGGCAGGTTTTTGAGAATGGCATGAAGGTCCTTGGCATTACTCCACTGGCGACTTGA